From Candidatus Binatia bacterium, one genomic window encodes:
- a CDS encoding Isoquinoline 1-oxidoreductase subunit — MKFEMQVKVLFAVLALLTSMLTAYGASDGLLDSLATPESFSSIGDTAARSAALFTELGKVLTNPRCVNCHPAGDRPHQGELGRLHQPPVERGTDGFGLAAMRCAICHQHANFEPGRVPGHPEWHLAPREMAWEGKTLGEICAQIKDRERNGGRSLEELVHHIGTDSLVGWAWAPGFGRRPAPGTQKKAGALVEAWVKTGAVCPTR; from the coding sequence ATGAAATTCGAGATGCAGGTCAAGGTCCTCTTTGCGGTCCTGGCCCTGCTGACGAGCATGCTGACCGCGTACGGCGCCTCCGACGGCCTGTTGGATAGCCTCGCGACTCCAGAGAGCTTTTCCTCGATCGGCGACACAGCGGCGCGGTCAGCGGCATTGTTTACCGAGCTCGGGAAAGTGCTGACCAATCCACGCTGCGTCAATTGCCATCCAGCCGGCGACCGCCCGCACCAGGGCGAACTCGGCCGGCTCCATCAGCCGCCGGTAGAGCGGGGGACGGACGGTTTTGGCCTCGCGGCCATGCGCTGTGCCATCTGCCATCAGCATGCCAACTTCGAGCCAGGCCGCGTGCCGGGCCACCCAGAATGGCATCTCGCACCGCGTGAAATGGCGTGGGAAGGCAAGACGCTCGGTGAGATCTGCGCTCAGATCAAGGATCGCGAGCGCAACGGCGGCCGTTCGCTGGAAGAACTCGTACACCACATCGGGACCGACTCTTTGGTTGGTTGGGCCTGGGCGCCCGGGTTTGGCCGCCGGCCCGCTCCTGGTACCCAGAAGAAAGCAGGCGCGCTCGTTGAGGCATGGGTGAAAACTGGAGCAGTGTGTCCGACTAGATGA
- a CDS encoding 2Fe-2S iron-sulfur cluster-binding protein, with protein sequence MNTLGITINGRAYGPMEVRDDLTMNDFLREYLGLTGTKFGCGAAQCLSCAVIIDNSDGTSYTSPTCVVSAASFNGKAIRTVEGHAKNAELSVLQKAFIDHFAFQCGYCTAGFLNEGQVLLERLAKKPVARPDLEKTIVDALDGHLCRCTGYIKYHEAVRDVILADPERYLVAKVDREHRD encoded by the coding sequence GTGAATACACTGGGCATCACGATCAATGGTCGCGCATACGGCCCGATGGAAGTGCGCGACGATCTGACCATGAATGATTTTCTGCGCGAGTACCTCGGGCTGACCGGCACCAAGTTCGGCTGCGGCGCTGCGCAGTGCCTGAGTTGCGCGGTGATTATCGATAATTCCGACGGGACGAGCTACACCAGCCCGACCTGCGTTGTTTCGGCGGCGAGCTTCAACGGCAAAGCTATCCGCACGGTCGAAGGCCATGCGAAGAACGCCGAACTTTCGGTTCTGCAAAAAGCTTTCATCGACCATTTTGCTTTCCAGTGCGGCTATTGCACCGCCGGCTTCCTGAACGAGGGACAGGTTCTGCTTGAGCGTCTGGCAAAGAAGCCGGTAGCGCGTCCCGATCTCGAGAAAACCATTGTCGATGCGCTCGACGGCCATCTGTGCAGGTGCACCGGCTACATCAAATATCACGAGGCGGTGCGTGACGTGATTTTAGCCGACCCAGAACGCTATCTCGTCGCGAAGGTCGATCGCGAGCATCGTGATTGA